One genomic window of bacterium includes the following:
- a CDS encoding T9SS type A sorting domain-containing protein codes for MNYSRFLFCVGFCLLIAVAASVKAGSDYRCPPVFNDSKHRLVYDHCDSASFTFKATPPKSRRGEYPADGIIRYRQLKGPGALDSVSGYWSMPAGSQVEWYNSLVLVEAYWQSIPSLKTRTGLILFPKNQMPVVVLDGIERRDTIPIPFGELYTLPIGTYDHDECDQPVVSYERVRPQPSGTVELLETENGYNLTFLPNPEDSGRFFHVLLKISDGYKQNHFKFTFAVVAPEDDDEDPEEEIFTSLGLSLNAVRDIVPGQIAELNLSLDSISQQQGIGGFDLTFRFDSAALSIAEVLPGALYDSCAWEYFTYTNAPGQVHLVGIAETNNGDLHPSCGAPTLPVTVARLRFLVGSDSSWACRFAPVRFYWSDCADNSISSASGNHLFGVERLFELQDSVFVELPASGAVLPGVGGLPLVGCDSPIRKIVLYSGGVGIACPEPVAETPGDVDMNAVPFEVEDFRLFGRYFANGPSVFTVDPVAQGNASDINQDGSTLAIEDYVLLYRRMSALDTANVLPPNSSNVASFFINAGMLLCATSDTLGAVQIVLAGNVTPQLLATGMSMQTSARNGSTYVVLSPKENFPNATFFRAGPLLRILTTTTIQSVATATKYGGKVTSQIGQTMVNAALTDGPLPNSYELQQNYPNPFNGGTVIRFDLPHGGDVSLEIFNVLGKVVYRHEENLSSGSHQFAWDGKSSDGSDIATGVYYYRLTSGSFTATKKMMYLK; via the coding sequence ATGAATTACTCGCGATTCTTGTTCTGCGTCGGATTCTGCTTACTCATCGCTGTGGCAGCGTCGGTAAAGGCCGGATCTGACTACCGGTGCCCGCCGGTCTTCAATGACAGCAAGCACAGGCTGGTCTATGACCACTGTGACTCCGCGAGCTTTACTTTCAAGGCGACACCGCCTAAGTCTCGCCGTGGCGAATATCCTGCCGATGGCATCATTCGCTACCGCCAGCTCAAGGGACCGGGCGCGCTTGACTCTGTCAGCGGTTATTGGTCCATGCCCGCCGGCTCCCAGGTTGAATGGTACAATTCTCTGGTGTTGGTCGAGGCTTACTGGCAAAGCATACCAAGTCTGAAAACACGCACCGGCCTTATTCTCTTCCCGAAAAACCAGATGCCGGTGGTTGTTCTTGATGGTATCGAACGGCGTGACACTATTCCGATCCCCTTTGGTGAGCTCTATACGCTGCCGATCGGCACCTATGACCATGATGAATGCGACCAGCCGGTCGTCTCCTATGAGCGTGTCCGTCCGCAGCCGTCCGGTACGGTCGAACTGCTTGAAACCGAAAATGGTTACAACCTGACTTTCCTGCCGAATCCCGAAGATTCCGGCCGGTTCTTTCACGTGCTGTTGAAGATCTCCGATGGTTACAAGCAGAACCATTTCAAATTTACCTTTGCGGTGGTTGCGCCTGAGGACGATGACGAGGATCCCGAAGAAGAGATCTTTACCTCACTTGGTCTCTCATTGAATGCCGTCCGTGATATCGTACCCGGTCAGATCGCCGAACTGAACCTCTCGTTGGATTCGATCTCCCAGCAACAGGGGATCGGTGGATTTGATCTGACTTTCCGCTTCGACAGCGCCGCGCTGTCGATCGCCGAAGTACTCCCCGGCGCTCTTTATGACTCCTGCGCCTGGGAATATTTCACCTATACCAACGCACCGGGCCAGGTTCATCTCGTTGGTATCGCCGAAACCAACAATGGCGACCTGCACCCCTCGTGTGGCGCGCCGACTCTCCCGGTCACGGTGGCCAGACTCCGCTTCCTCGTTGGTTCCGATTCAAGCTGGGCCTGTCGCTTTGCGCCAGTCCGCTTCTATTGGTCAGACTGCGCGGACAACTCTATCTCCTCTGCCTCAGGTAATCACCTCTTTGGCGTGGAGAGACTGTTTGAATTGCAGGATTCCGTTTTCGTTGAACTCCCCGCTTCCGGCGCGGTTCTCCCCGGCGTTGGCGGTCTTCCGTTGGTCGGATGTGATTCCCCCATTCGCAAGATCGTCCTCTACTCCGGCGGCGTCGGGATCGCTTGCCCTGAACCGGTCGCGGAAACGCCCGGCGATGTTGACATGAATGCCGTACCGTTCGAAGTTGAAGACTTCCGTCTCTTTGGACGTTACTTCGCCAATGGTCCGTCGGTCTTCACGGTTGACCCTGTCGCCCAGGGGAATGCCTCGGATATCAATCAGGATGGCAGCACGCTCGCTATCGAGGACTACGTCCTGCTCTATCGCCGGATGTCCGCGCTGGATACGGCCAATGTACTGCCGCCCAACTCATCGAATGTCGCGTCATTCTTCATCAATGCCGGTATGTTGCTCTGCGCGACCTCAGATACGCTCGGCGCGGTGCAGATCGTCCTGGCCGGAAATGTCACGCCGCAATTGCTGGCGACCGGTATGTCAATGCAGACCTCTGCCCGCAATGGCTCGACCTATGTCGTGCTGTCGCCAAAGGAGAATTTCCCGAACGCCACTTTCTTCCGCGCCGGACCGCTCCTGCGCATCCTGACGACGACTACTATTCAGTCTGTCGCCACCGCGACCAAGTATGGCGGCAAGGTAACTTCGCAGATCGGCCAGACGATGGTCAATGCTGCACTGACGGATGGTCCGTTGCCCAACTCGTATGAATTGCAGCAGAACTACCCGAATCCGTTTAATGGCGGAACTGTCATTCGCTTCGACCTGCCGCATGGTGGCGATGTCTCTCTTGAGATATTCAATGTCCTCGGTAAGGTGGTCTACCGACATGAGGAGAACCTCTCTTCAGGCAGCCACCAGTTTGCCTGGGATGGTAAATCCTCCGATGGCAGTGATATCGCGACAGGCGTGTACTATTACCGCCTGACTTCCGGCTCCTTCACCGCCACGAAGAAGATGATGTATCTGAAGTAG